The proteins below come from a single Bubalus kerabau isolate K-KA32 ecotype Philippines breed swamp buffalo chromosome 19, PCC_UOA_SB_1v2, whole genome shotgun sequence genomic window:
- the LOC129633805 gene encoding serpin A3-8 → MRAERMFPLLALGLLVAGLCSRVHCLPENVTPEEQHKGTSVDDHSLASSNTDFAFSLYKQLALKNPNKNVIFSPLSISIALAFLSLGARGPTLTEILEGLKFNLTETPEREIHQGFQHLLQMLSRPSNELQLSVGNTMFVQEELKLLDKFREDALALYASEGFSTNFKDPEAAKSLINDYVKNKTQGKIVDLFNDLDPLTKVILVNYIYFKAQWRTPFDPKQTYKSPFHVSKNKTVEVPMMSIGDLVTPYFRDEELDCTLVELTYTSNDSALFILPDEGKMQDLEARLIPEMLTRWRESLYPRRIHELNLPRFSISSDYKLKDILSQLEIKKVFTQEADLSGITDDHKLEVSQVVHKAVLDVGEEGTEGAAATGIKVGITSINNHIPLSFDRPFLIAIVLKDTQSIIFLGKVTNPSQA, encoded by the exons ATGAGGGCAGAGAGAATGTTCCCCCTCCTGGCTCTGGGGCTCCTGGTGGCTGGACTGTGCTCCAGGGTCCACTGCCTCCCGGAGAATGTGACCCCAGAAGAACAGCACAAAGGGACATCTGTGGATGACCACTCATTAGCCTCCAGCAACACCGACTTTGCCTTCAGCCTCTACAAGCAGTTGGCTTTGAAGAACCCCAATAAGAATGTCATCTTCTCCCCTCTGAGCATCTCCATAGCCTTGGCCTTCTTGTCCCTGGGGGCTCGTGGCCCCACCCTGACAGAGATCCTGGAAGGTCTCAAGTTCAACCTCACAGAGACTCCCGAGAGAGAAATCCACCAGGGTTTCCAGCACCTCCTGCAGATGCTCAGTCGACCCAGCAATGAGCTGCAGCTGAGCGTGGGCAACACGATGTTCGTGCAGGAGGAGCTGAAGCTGCTGGACAAGTTCAGGGAAGATGCTCTGGCGCTGTACGCCTCCGAGGGCTTCTCGACCAACTTCAAGGATCCTGAAGCTGCCAAGAGTCTAATAAATGACTATGTGAAGAATAAAACTCAGGGGAAAATTGTGGACTTGTTCAATGACCTCGACCCACTCACAAAGGTGATACTGGTGAATTACATCTACTTTAAAG CCCAGTGGAGGACGCCCTTTGATCCCAAACAAACTTACAAGTCACCGTTCCATGTGAGCAAGAACAAGACTGTGGAGGTGCCCATGATGAGCATTGGGGACCTGGTGACCCCTTACTTCCGGGACGAGGAGCTGGACTGCACGCTGGTGGAGCTCACGTACACCAGCAACGACAGCGCCCTCTTCATCCTCCCCGACGAGGGCAAAATGCAGGACCTGGAAGCCAGGCTGATCCCAGAGATGCTGACGAGGTGGCGAGAATCACTGTACCCCAG ACGGATACATGAACTCAACCTACCAAGGTTTTCCATCTCCAGTGACTATAAACTGAAAGACATACTTTCCCAGCTGGAAATTAAGAAAGTCTTCACCCAGGAGGCGGACCTGTCAGGAATCACAGATGACCACAAGCTAGAGGTTTCCCAG GTGGTCCACAAGGCCGTGCTCGACGTGGGCGAGGAGGGCACGGAAGGAGCTGCTGCCACGGGAATCAAGGTGGGAATCACATCCATAAATAATCACATCCCCTTGAGCTTCGACAGGCCCTTCCTGATTGCCATAGTTCTCAAAGACACccagagcatcatctttttgggGAAAGTCACCAACCCCAGTCAAGCCTAG